A region of Vibrio porteresiae DSM 19223 DNA encodes the following proteins:
- a CDS encoding sigma-70 family RNA polymerase sigma factor has protein sequence MSKSAFLTPSQGAVPCLLTTWETTETELYYWLVKQTADESVAADLLQETFLKALQQQRSFCDIDNQKAWLYRVARNLLVDSQRREGKRSHIDISDIELVCEEVETPTVDKLCQCLPKALNKLSTRDRAIITECDLLGCSQQQFAKQHQLTLTATKSRIQRARTKLRDVLLKQCHIVLDEQQKVSSFHPDEH, from the coding sequence ATGTCCAAAAGCGCGTTTTTAACGCCATCCCAAGGTGCTGTTCCCTGTTTACTAACGACATGGGAAACAACCGAAACTGAGCTCTATTATTGGCTGGTAAAGCAGACAGCAGACGAGTCCGTCGCAGCAGATTTACTGCAAGAGACCTTTTTGAAAGCCCTGCAACAGCAGCGCTCGTTTTGCGATATCGACAACCAAAAAGCGTGGCTTTATCGGGTCGCACGCAACTTGTTAGTCGATAGTCAGCGCCGCGAGGGCAAGCGAAGCCATATCGATATTTCAGACATCGAACTGGTCTGCGAGGAAGTTGAGACGCCCACCGTTGATAAACTTTGCCAGTGTCTGCCCAAAGCCTTGAACAAACTGAGCACCCGCGATCGCGCCATCATTACCGAATGCGATTTGCTCGGTTGCAGCCAACAACAATTTGCAAAGCAGCATCAACTGACGCTGACTGCCACAAAATCTCGCATTCAAAGAGCCCGAACCAAGCTAAGAGACGTCTTGTTGAAACAGTGTCATATCGTGTTGGATGAACAGCAAAAGGTAAGCTCATTTCATCCTGATGAGCATTAA
- a CDS encoding sigma-54 interaction domain-containing protein, with protein MQLPSLFMYIQSETLNDHILRLEPVKKFSVISDSVSGDWIDTIEEQKPNLAIIEVTRFTHEDYQRLKTSSTIQNMELILISSGTPNSHLDNLMGISAIFHYRQPVDMAVLEETLNEISLYYQNLNTQGQAISTSHLDQYGLLVGSSAPMHKLYRLIRRVAKTDTNVLIVGESGSGKELVAQTIHLASERNQRPFIAINCGAIAPELIDSELFGHEKGAFTGANKAHDGVFAQANGGTLFLDEITEMPLEHQVKLLRVLECGEYRPVGSQQTQNANVRVIAATNRDPQTAIEEQFLREDLYFRLSHFPIQVPPLRERGDDIVGLAKHFISHRNAHEEQTKTILPSAIDKIAHYNWSGNVRELKHCIERSFILADDVIKDEHLIFDTPPLETGSPMLYAVPTGVPLEELEKAAIMQTLEDREGNKTETAQDLGISVKTLYNKLEKYQSN; from the coding sequence ATGCAACTTCCTAGCCTCTTTATGTACATACAAAGTGAAACACTAAATGATCATATTTTGCGATTGGAACCGGTAAAAAAATTCTCGGTTATTTCTGATAGCGTATCTGGTGATTGGATAGATACGATTGAAGAACAGAAGCCTAATTTGGCTATTATTGAAGTAACCCGCTTTACTCATGAAGATTATCAACGTTTAAAAACATCCAGCACGATACAGAATATGGAGCTCATCCTAATCAGCTCCGGCACACCTAACTCCCACCTGGATAATTTGATGGGTATAAGCGCCATTTTTCATTACCGTCAACCTGTTGATATGGCAGTGCTTGAAGAAACACTCAATGAAATCAGTCTCTACTATCAAAATCTGAATACTCAAGGACAAGCTATTTCCACCAGCCATTTAGACCAATATGGCTTGCTAGTAGGCTCATCTGCGCCAATGCACAAGTTATATCGTTTGATTAGACGCGTAGCGAAAACCGATACCAACGTATTGATTGTTGGTGAAAGTGGCTCAGGTAAAGAACTGGTGGCACAAACCATTCATTTAGCCAGCGAACGTAATCAACGCCCTTTTATCGCGATCAACTGCGGCGCAATTGCTCCCGAGCTAATTGACAGTGAATTGTTTGGTCACGAGAAAGGCGCGTTTACGGGAGCCAACAAAGCCCATGACGGAGTGTTTGCCCAAGCCAATGGCGGCACCTTATTTTTGGATGAAATTACCGAGATGCCACTCGAACACCAGGTTAAACTCTTACGAGTACTAGAGTGTGGTGAGTACCGCCCAGTTGGGAGTCAGCAAACCCAGAACGCCAATGTACGAGTGATTGCGGCGACCAACCGAGATCCCCAAACGGCGATTGAAGAGCAATTTTTACGCGAAGACCTTTACTTCAGGCTGTCTCATTTCCCTATCCAAGTGCCACCTCTGCGAGAGCGTGGCGATGATATTGTTGGTCTCGCAAAACATTTTATTAGCCATCGTAACGCCCATGAAGAACAGACCAAAACCATCCTCCCCTCGGCCATTGATAAAATCGCCCATTACAATTGGTCAGGCAATGTTCGAGAACTCAAACACTGTATCGAACGTTCTTTTATTCTCGCTGACGATGTGATTAAAGATGAACACCTTATCTTTGATACCCCGCCACTCGAAACCGGTTCACCAATGTTATACGCAGTTCCAACAGGGGTTCCTTTGGAAGAGCTAGAAAAAGCAGCGATCATGCAAACCCTTGAGGACCGGGAAGGTAATAAAACCGAAACAGCTCAAGATCTTGGCATCAGTGTCAAAACGCTCTACAACAAGCTCGAGAAGTACCAGAGTAATTAA
- a CDS encoding BON domain-containing protein — MKNMTKNLLITSVLCASSMSAFAANSNNWQNKSMDAWIDGKAETVLLLNTNLNSFDINTDVDQGVVTLTGKVDNDVDKDLAGELVKGLDGVKKVNNELTVIDQQGDKSNGTVDQLNDAKITTIVKTRLLMDSNVSGTNIEVSTENGVVTLKGQLDNDAQQDLAVNIAQNTTDVTKVVNEITVTQ; from the coding sequence ATGAAAAATATGACGAAAAATCTTCTTATCACTTCTGTGCTTTGTGCTTCTTCAATGTCAGCTTTTGCTGCAAATTCTAACAATTGGCAAAATAAATCGATGGATGCGTGGATTGATGGTAAAGCAGAAACGGTATTACTGCTCAATACCAACTTAAACTCTTTCGATATCAATACCGATGTCGATCAAGGCGTTGTTACCTTAACGGGTAAAGTCGATAACGATGTAGATAAAGATCTCGCTGGTGAATTAGTAAAAGGCCTTGATGGAGTTAAGAAAGTCAATAACGAATTAACGGTGATCGATCAACAAGGCGATAAATCGAATGGTACAGTTGATCAACTCAATGACGCGAAAATTACCACTATCGTTAAAACTCGTCTGTTAATGGATTCAAACGTCAGTGGCACCAATATTGAGGTCTCAACGGAAAATGGCGTGGTGACATTGAAAGGTCAGTTAGATAACGATGCTCAGCAAGATCTCGCCGTCAATATTGCACAAAACACAACTGATGTGACCAAAGTGGTGAATGAGATTACCGTGACTCAATAA
- a CDS encoding DUF1328 domain-containing protein encodes MIRWVLIFLVIALISAVFGFSGIAGAAAAIAKVIFYLFALSFIVSIVIVMFGKR; translated from the coding sequence ATGATTAGATGGGTGTTGATATTCCTGGTCATCGCATTAATTTCTGCCGTGTTCGGATTCAGTGGTATTGCTGGCGCGGCCGCTGCCATAGCCAAAGTGATTTTCTACCTCTTTGCCTTATCGTTCATCGTCTCGATAGTGATTGTGATGTTTGGAAAGAGATGA
- a CDS encoding diacylglycerol kinase family protein, which produces MFMVKHYIFITILCFAGTVAIPNLLLKVILGWIGVSVFLVIIAYLYNIPSLFRKNQDGKIVWWIRWAFTPFLLGVKAYNAWSRSRDSIPAIHHVAPNLYVSRRLLSSEQNELKRRHVSCIVDVTAEFVGLESATTDKQFDYLTIPVLDHTVPSVTQLKHALNWIDTQIAQDKKVVVHCALGRGRSVFVVAAYLLSKDPNLTVDDALARIHDIRSSAKLNKKQLQALYKLRMEDELELTAPAWLIANPVSGGEAWQRYGKSVIHKLTTQYPLKVMFTSKDVTAETLAREAMKQGAELVVAAGGDGTLSEVANVLACSDVRFGAIPLGTANTLCHVLYGGQSKLFPTEKPCAAILSGQAKKIDIAYCNDKLMLLVLGIGFEQQMIEYAEREKKNQSGQWAYLTGFFNSVTRDQPIELTYQQDDNPKQSLSVSSLVVANTAPFTTVLAQGGEEPKPTDGLLHITYLCGTENIGERILALSDITLSALDLREKAQRFTYATAERVEISASEPIDYVVDGEPFTADSIVVTIQRNALSVCTL; this is translated from the coding sequence ATGTTTATGGTTAAACATTATATCTTCATCACTATCTTATGTTTTGCTGGGACAGTCGCGATACCCAACCTACTGCTAAAAGTGATTTTGGGCTGGATTGGCGTGTCGGTTTTTCTCGTTATTATCGCTTACCTCTACAATATCCCTTCGCTATTTAGAAAGAACCAAGATGGCAAAATAGTCTGGTGGATACGTTGGGCATTCACTCCTTTTCTGTTAGGAGTAAAAGCTTACAACGCCTGGAGTCGTAGCCGAGATAGCATACCCGCTATTCATCATGTTGCTCCCAACCTTTATGTTTCCCGTCGTTTATTGTCATCGGAACAAAACGAACTGAAACGCCGTCATGTCAGCTGTATCGTAGATGTGACTGCGGAGTTCGTTGGCTTGGAGAGTGCCACTACGGATAAGCAATTTGACTATCTCACGATTCCGGTTTTGGACCATACGGTTCCCAGTGTAACGCAGCTAAAACACGCACTTAATTGGATTGATACGCAAATAGCACAAGATAAAAAGGTAGTGGTGCATTGCGCTTTAGGGCGTGGACGTTCGGTCTTCGTGGTGGCTGCTTATCTACTGAGTAAAGATCCTAACCTTACCGTGGATGACGCTTTAGCTCGTATCCATGACATCAGAAGCTCCGCAAAATTGAACAAAAAACAGCTTCAAGCTCTGTACAAGTTGCGAATGGAAGATGAGCTGGAATTGACCGCACCTGCTTGGCTCATTGCCAATCCTGTGTCTGGCGGTGAAGCGTGGCAGCGCTATGGCAAAAGCGTAATACATAAACTCACGACTCAATACCCGCTTAAGGTTATGTTTACCTCAAAAGACGTTACTGCCGAAACATTGGCTAGAGAAGCGATGAAGCAAGGCGCCGAATTGGTTGTTGCTGCAGGGGGAGATGGCACGCTTTCGGAGGTCGCGAATGTGCTTGCCTGTTCTGACGTGAGGTTTGGTGCAATTCCGCTCGGTACGGCTAACACCCTCTGTCATGTACTGTACGGTGGACAATCTAAACTGTTTCCTACCGAGAAACCGTGTGCGGCGATTTTGTCTGGGCAAGCGAAGAAAATCGATATCGCGTATTGTAATGATAAGCTGATGTTATTGGTGTTAGGCATAGGGTTTGAGCAGCAGATGATCGAATATGCTGAGCGAGAAAAGAAAAATCAAAGTGGGCAGTGGGCATATCTTACTGGATTTTTTAATTCGGTTACGCGAGATCAACCGATCGAACTCACCTACCAACAAGATGATAATCCGAAGCAGAGTTTGTCGGTTTCCAGTCTCGTGGTCGCAAACACCGCACCTTTTACTACGGTTCTGGCGCAAGGTGGGGAAGAACCCAAACCCACGGATGGGCTGCTGCATATCACTTATCTTTGCGGTACAGAAAACATCGGCGAACGAATTCTGGCGCTATCGGATATCACGCTTTCTGCTCTAGACCTACGTGAAAAAGCGCAGCGCTTTACTTACGCCACGGCTGAACGAGTTGAAATATCAGCAAGTGAGCCCATTGATTATGTGGTGGATGGGGAACCTTTCACTGCTGACAGCATCGTGGTGACCATTCAACGTAATGCATTAAGTGTGTGTACTCTTTAG
- a CDS encoding transposase yields MTTARAQLICPEITPYYHCVSRCVRRSFLCGEDALTGKSYEHRRDWIEQRIQALAAIYSIRICSYSVMSNHYHLVVYIDKESATKCSDREIIERWCIEHQAPLVIQRWLAGQTSSTTEQQLCAQIIQTWRERLCSLSWFMKELNYGIAVQANKEDECTGRFWEGRFKSQALLDEKALLAAMAYVDLNPVRAKIADTPEQSHFTSVKTRIDSLSKGKTNTPFLAEFVGHEHQKKTHGIPFCLMDYLELIDWIGKQIRTDNKGSIKHTQPAILDRLTFPQQQCLALCTQLEKKATSWIGTTQRLHHAKTALNKKRLVALHIS; encoded by the coding sequence ATGACTACTGCTCGAGCACAACTGATTTGCCCTGAAATAACGCCTTACTATCACTGTGTTTCCCGCTGTGTACGTCGTTCATTTCTGTGCGGAGAAGATGCATTAACAGGCAAATCTTACGAACATCGTCGAGATTGGATCGAGCAAAGAATTCAAGCGCTTGCAGCCATTTACTCTATCCGGATCTGCTCTTATTCAGTAATGAGCAATCACTACCATCTTGTTGTTTACATTGATAAAGAATCCGCGACTAAATGCTCCGACAGAGAAATTATCGAGCGGTGGTGTATTGAGCACCAAGCACCTTTGGTTATTCAGCGCTGGCTCGCAGGGCAAACTTCGTCAACTACCGAACAACAGCTTTGCGCACAAATTATTCAGACTTGGCGTGAACGGCTTTGCTCTTTAAGCTGGTTTATGAAAGAACTGAACTACGGCATAGCCGTACAAGCCAATAAAGAAGATGAATGTACGGGTCGCTTTTGGGAAGGACGATTTAAGTCACAAGCTTTACTCGATGAAAAGGCATTATTGGCAGCGATGGCTTACGTTGATTTGAACCCTGTTCGTGCAAAGATTGCAGACACGCCAGAGCAGTCTCACTTTACCTCAGTAAAAACACGTATCGACTCTCTTTCTAAAGGTAAAACGAATACACCATTTCTGGCCGAATTCGTTGGGCATGAACATCAGAAGAAAACACACGGTATTCCGTTTTGTCTAATGGATTATCTCGAACTTATTGATTGGATTGGGAAACAAATCAGAACAGATAACAAAGGAAGTATTAAACATACACAACCAGCAATATTAGATAGACTCACATTCCCGCAGCAACAGTGTTTAGCTCTGTGTACCCAACTCGAAAAGAAAGCGACATCATGGATTGGTACAACCCAGCGCTTACATCATGCTAAAACGGCTCTTAACAAAAAACGTCTGGTAGCCCTCCACATTTCATAA
- a CDS encoding nucleobase:cation symporter-2 family protein, producing the protein MSAQQKATQPKGSSGTSELIYALDDKPAVGPALYAGFQHVLASFVGIITPTLIIGSVLGLGDNVPYLISMSLIVSGVGTYIQAKRFGPIGSGMICVQGTSFAFLGSVLAAGFIAKSRGAGPDGILAMIFGVCFVGAFIEMVLSQFIGKLHRIVTPVVTGIVVTTIGISLIKVGMTDLAGGMGSADFGQWHNLILGAIVLAVIIALYRAESLMVRLSAILIGMVVGYIVAAMMGMVNFANAFNQPLFSIPIPFKYGFDFDWVAFVPIAVIYTITAIESTGDLTANCLITKQPVSGPAYFKRIQAGILGDGFNSMLAAVFNTFPNTTFSQNNSVIHLTGIASRYVGYFVGLILVVLGLFPIIGGILTTIPKPVIGGATLVMFGTVAAAGIKIIAQEHLDRRNLMILAVSFGLGLGVMLVPEIMKNMPSVIQSVFGSPVTTSGLAAIVMSIIMKRPEETATTTEESQEANASLVQNS; encoded by the coding sequence ATGTCTGCTCAACAAAAAGCTACTCAACCTAAAGGGAGTTCTGGAACATCAGAACTTATCTATGCGTTAGACGATAAACCTGCTGTAGGTCCTGCACTCTACGCCGGTTTTCAACATGTGCTGGCAAGCTTTGTCGGCATTATCACCCCAACATTAATCATCGGCAGTGTATTAGGCCTTGGCGACAATGTCCCTTATCTCATCAGTATGTCGCTGATCGTCTCCGGTGTCGGTACGTATATTCAAGCCAAACGATTTGGGCCTATCGGTTCAGGGATGATTTGCGTGCAAGGAACCAGCTTTGCTTTTCTTGGCTCAGTTTTGGCCGCAGGGTTTATTGCCAAATCACGGGGCGCCGGACCAGATGGGATTTTAGCCATGATATTCGGTGTCTGCTTTGTCGGGGCTTTTATCGAAATGGTGCTCTCTCAGTTTATTGGCAAATTGCACCGTATTGTCACCCCTGTTGTGACAGGCATAGTGGTGACAACCATTGGTATTTCTCTCATAAAAGTGGGGATGACCGACCTTGCTGGCGGAATGGGATCGGCCGATTTTGGTCAATGGCATAACCTCATCCTGGGGGCCATTGTACTGGCGGTGATCATTGCTCTATATCGCGCAGAAAGCTTGATGGTACGTCTGTCAGCCATTTTAATTGGTATGGTGGTGGGCTACATCGTCGCAGCCATGATGGGAATGGTGAATTTTGCCAATGCGTTTAACCAACCACTTTTCTCTATCCCTATTCCGTTTAAATACGGGTTCGATTTTGATTGGGTCGCTTTCGTCCCTATTGCCGTGATCTACACCATCACCGCCATTGAATCGACCGGCGATTTGACGGCCAATTGTTTGATTACCAAGCAGCCAGTATCAGGCCCAGCCTACTTTAAACGTATTCAGGCAGGCATCTTGGGTGATGGTTTTAACTCCATGTTAGCGGCGGTATTTAACACCTTTCCTAACACCACGTTTAGCCAAAACAACAGTGTAATTCACTTAACCGGTATCGCGAGTCGTTATGTGGGTTACTTTGTCGGTCTGATTTTGGTGGTACTTGGCCTCTTCCCCATCATCGGCGGCATCTTAACCACCATCCCTAAACCTGTCATTGGTGGCGCTACCTTGGTTATGTTCGGGACAGTCGCCGCAGCAGGAATCAAGATCATCGCACAAGAGCACCTTGACCGCCGTAATCTGATGATTTTGGCCGTCTCATTTGGCTTAGGCTTGGGCGTTATGCTGGTGCCTGAGATCATGAAAAACATGCCATCCGTTATCCAAAGCGTGTTTGGATCTCCTGTCACCACCAGTGGCCTAGCCGCTATCGTCATGAGCATCATCATGAAACGCCCAGAAGAAACAGCAACAACCACAGAAGAATCTCAAGAAGCCAATGCTTCACTGGTGCAAAACAGCTAA
- the puuE gene encoding allantoinase PuuE — protein sequence MQTTNPRNYIGYGRNNVPDAQWPNKARIAVQFVLNYEEGGENCVLHGDEHAETFLSEMYGAEAFKDRHMSMESLYEYGSRAGVWRILNEFRRRDLPLTVFGIATALQRNPEVVQAIKEANYDVVCHGLKWIHYQNMPLEQEREHMVQALTLMEQLLGKKPIGWYTGRDSPRTRQLVAEQDCLLYDSDYYGDDLPFWMPVSPANHPEQTRQHLVIPYTLDTNDMRFASPYGFSHGEEFYQYLKDCFDCLYEEGATKPKMMSIGMHCRMLGKPSRFMALKKFLDYVESHQDVWITTREQIARHWIETHPAP from the coding sequence ATGCAAACAACTAACCCACGCAACTACATCGGTTATGGCCGTAATAATGTGCCCGATGCACAATGGCCCAATAAAGCGCGCATCGCCGTACAATTTGTCTTGAACTATGAAGAAGGTGGTGAGAACTGCGTGCTGCACGGTGATGAACACGCCGAAACGTTCCTATCAGAAATGTATGGAGCGGAAGCGTTTAAAGATCGCCATATGAGCATGGAATCTCTGTACGAATACGGCTCCCGTGCCGGTGTATGGCGCATTCTTAATGAGTTTCGTCGACGTGATTTGCCATTGACTGTTTTTGGTATTGCCACAGCGTTACAGCGTAACCCAGAGGTAGTGCAAGCGATTAAAGAAGCCAACTACGACGTGGTTTGTCATGGTCTGAAATGGATTCATTACCAAAATATGCCACTCGAACAAGAGCGAGAACATATGGTGCAGGCGCTCACATTAATGGAACAGTTGCTCGGTAAAAAGCCGATTGGTTGGTATACCGGACGCGATTCCCCACGTACCCGTCAATTGGTCGCAGAGCAAGATTGTCTGCTGTATGACTCTGATTATTATGGTGATGACTTACCATTCTGGATGCCAGTTTCACCTGCTAATCATCCAGAGCAAACACGCCAACATTTGGTGATTCCATACACCTTAGATACTAACGATATGCGCTTTGCCTCCCCTTATGGCTTTAGCCACGGTGAGGAGTTCTATCAATATCTAAAAGACTGTTTCGACTGTCTCTACGAAGAAGGTGCGACCAAACCCAAAATGATGTCGATTGGAATGCACTGTCGTATGCTGGGTAAACCAAGCCGCTTTATGGCACTGAAGAAGTTCCTTGATTATGTCGAGTCTCACCAAGATGTGTGGATTACTACTCGAGAGCAGATAGCAAGGCATTGGATTGAGACCCACCCAGCACCTTAA
- a CDS encoding aspartate/glutamate racemase family protein, producing the protein MRIQVINPNTCQGMTDKIASAAQQVALADTHIIASSPKHGPASIESAFDDVIASAALMDEIAAGVEQQVDAHIIACFGDPALDAARELATAPVIGIAEAAFHMATLVSHRFSVVTTMSSTINTAHSLLHKYGFEDHCVNVRATDIPVLTLEQISDEIFHTLLAECRQALLVDKAEAIVLGCAGMADIAARLQHDLQIPVIDGVTAAVKLAESLVQLGLKTSKIGSYRPRQVKPFIGRYQHWGA; encoded by the coding sequence ATGCGTATACAAGTGATCAATCCCAATACCTGCCAAGGAATGACAGACAAAATCGCCAGCGCTGCGCAGCAAGTGGCGTTGGCGGACACACACATTATCGCCTCGTCGCCAAAACATGGCCCGGCAAGCATTGAATCCGCCTTTGACGATGTGATTGCCTCTGCTGCCCTAATGGATGAGATTGCAGCGGGTGTCGAGCAGCAGGTTGATGCGCACATTATTGCTTGCTTTGGCGATCCAGCGTTAGACGCAGCACGCGAATTGGCAACCGCTCCAGTGATCGGTATTGCAGAAGCCGCATTTCACATGGCAACACTGGTCAGCCACCGCTTTAGTGTGGTGACCACCATGTCGAGCACCATCAATACCGCGCATTCATTGCTGCATAAATACGGTTTCGAGGATCATTGCGTTAACGTGCGCGCAACCGATATTCCCGTGCTCACTTTAGAGCAGATCAGCGATGAGATTTTTCACACTCTCCTTGCAGAGTGTCGCCAAGCGCTTTTAGTCGATAAAGCCGAAGCGATTGTCTTGGGCTGCGCAGGTATGGCGGATATCGCAGCGCGTTTACAACACGATTTGCAGATACCCGTGATTGATGGTGTCACCGCTGCCGTAAAACTCGCGGAGTCTTTGGTCCAACTCGGTTTGAAAACCTCAAAAATTGGCTCTTATCGTCCTCGTCAAGTTAAACCGTTTATCGGACGTTATCAGCATTGGGGAGCCTAA
- a CDS encoding GntR family transcriptional regulator: MSSDEKIYQKILKAIVEHQLPPGERLPEDKLSEAFGVSRTGIRKVLQRLALERFVIIEPNKGAHVNRPTCQEAEEVLNSRILLEPLLLPAVMDNWSKKHSTLFRKMVEQEKIADQEHDMAKSIRLTAQFHYELAYLGNNQILAEFIEQLCYRSSLVIAAYGSKASVSCDCGDHKQLIDLIDNKQLPQAQHWMQHHLEHIKASIQLNGQQDGQVDFHQLFADID; encoded by the coding sequence ATGTCAAGTGACGAGAAAATCTATCAGAAAATACTAAAAGCGATTGTGGAACATCAGCTTCCACCTGGTGAACGCCTACCGGAAGATAAACTGTCAGAAGCGTTCGGCGTGAGTCGCACAGGGATTCGTAAAGTACTGCAACGCTTAGCGCTTGAGCGTTTTGTGATCATTGAGCCCAATAAAGGCGCTCATGTGAATCGCCCAACCTGCCAAGAAGCAGAAGAGGTGTTAAATAGCCGGATTTTGCTTGAGCCGCTATTGCTTCCTGCCGTGATGGATAACTGGAGTAAAAAACACTCTACCCTATTTCGTAAAATGGTTGAGCAGGAAAAAATTGCCGATCAAGAACACGATATGGCGAAATCGATTCGCCTAACGGCGCAGTTCCACTACGAGTTGGCCTATTTGGGTAATAACCAAATTCTCGCCGAATTTATTGAGCAGTTGTGTTATCGCTCATCCTTAGTGATTGCCGCCTATGGCAGTAAAGCCAGTGTCAGTTGTGACTGCGGCGATCACAAGCAGTTAATCGATTTGATTGATAACAAACAGTTACCGCAAGCTCAGCACTGGATGCAACATCATCTAGAACACATTAAAGCCTCTATCCAACTCAACGGACAGCAAGATGGACAGGTCGATTTTCATCAACTTTTCGCCGACATCGACTGA
- a CDS encoding NCS1 family nucleobase:cation symporter-1 yields the protein MKKDFPVSARLSNDDLLPDKEQKWGWYSIFAFWMSDIHSVGGYVFAASLFALGLNGIEVFISLLVGISVVMVFANLMGKPGQQAGAPFPVIARMSFGVFGANIPAIIRGLIAVVWYGIQTYLASSSFIILLLYFFPSMESLAHQTFIGLSYLGWVGFLSMWLLQAVVFMFGMDMIKKVIDWSGPAIYIAMFLLCLYMIERAGWDAIHFNLSSKALSLGDTLVQMFVAAALVAGYFAGPTLNFSDFSRYCGSYRKLKIGNWLGLPLNFVVFSAFSVIIVSASIPVFGEMITDPVETVRRLDSGLITVLGALTFIFATVGINIVANFVAPAFDFSHVSPQKISFKLGGMIAAVGSVLLTPWNLFNNPEVIHYTVDVLGALIGPLYGIIIVDYYLIKKGKIDVASLYTEAKEGLYWYQNGINMKSVYALIGAGLVAIVATFFVPVLANYALFIGGGTASVLYRYLMEASIDVGRAPASEVAKAKFERV from the coding sequence ATGAAAAAGGATTTTCCAGTCAGTGCCCGATTAAGTAATGATGACTTGTTGCCTGATAAGGAACAGAAATGGGGTTGGTATAGCATCTTCGCATTTTGGATGTCAGATATTCATAGTGTGGGTGGTTATGTGTTCGCGGCGAGCCTTTTTGCCTTGGGGCTTAACGGTATTGAAGTCTTTATCAGTTTGTTGGTCGGGATTTCAGTGGTGATGGTGTTTGCCAATTTAATGGGTAAACCTGGTCAACAGGCTGGTGCGCCTTTTCCTGTGATTGCACGAATGTCATTTGGAGTCTTCGGCGCTAACATTCCTGCAATTATCCGCGGGTTGATAGCGGTGGTGTGGTATGGCATCCAAACGTATTTGGCATCCAGCTCGTTTATCATTTTGTTGCTCTACTTTTTCCCAAGCATGGAGAGCCTGGCACATCAAACGTTTATTGGACTCTCTTATCTAGGGTGGGTTGGATTCTTATCGATGTGGCTACTGCAAGCGGTGGTCTTTATGTTTGGCATGGATATGATCAAAAAAGTGATCGATTGGTCTGGCCCTGCGATTTACATTGCGATGTTCTTGCTGTGTCTCTATATGATTGAACGCGCAGGTTGGGATGCCATTCACTTTAACCTAAGCAGCAAGGCGCTTTCGTTAGGCGATACCTTAGTGCAAATGTTTGTCGCTGCGGCCTTAGTTGCGGGTTACTTTGCCGGACCTACGTTGAACTTCAGTGATTTCTCCCGTTACTGTGGCAGCTATCGTAAACTCAAAATTGGTAACTGGCTCGGGCTGCCACTGAACTTTGTGGTGTTCTCGGCGTTTAGCGTGATCATTGTGTCAGCGTCGATTCCTGTGTTTGGCGAGATGATTACCGACCCGGTGGAAACCGTGCGTCGTTTAGACAGCGGTTTGATCACGGTTCTTGGCGCGTTAACTTTTATTTTTGCGACCGTCGGTATCAATATCGTGGCTAACTTCGTTGCTCCTGCCTTCGACTTTTCCCATGTCTCCCCACAAAAAATCAGTTTCAAACTGGGTGGTATGATTGCCGCCGTTGGCTCGGTGCTACTCACGCCATGGAATCTATTCAACAATCCTGAAGTGATCCACTACACCGTCGATGTGTTGGGAGCGCTGATTGGTCCTTTATACGGCATTATCATTGTCGATTACTACCTGATTAAAAAAGGCAAAATCGATGTTGCCTCACTCTATACCGAAGCCAAAGAAGGTTTGTACTGGTATCAAAATGGCATCAACATGAAAAGTGTTTACGCGCTCATTGGTGCTGGGCTGGTGGCGATTGTAGCGACATTTTTTGTGCCCGTATTAGCAAACTACGCACTCTTTATCGGTGGTGGTACGGCGTCTGTCCTGTATCGATATCTGATGGAAGCGTCGATTGATGTTGGTCGTGCGCCAGCTTCTGAAGTGGCAAAAGCGAAATTTGAACGGGTCTAA